In Citrus sinensis cultivar Valencia sweet orange chromosome 3, DVS_A1.0, whole genome shotgun sequence, the sequence TTGGTGATAGAAGCAGACAAGGAAGTAGGCCACGCGTACATGACGTAGCCAACGACTTGTCCATGAATCTGAATGTAAAGCAGGCCtgagttcttctttttcagctCTTCATCAAAAGATCTTGCCAGTGATTCGTGTTTGGGAAAAATCTTCTTCTCCATCTTCACAATCTCGTCCACTACGACAGTCCAGTTCGTTGAGTTTCTCTGCAGCTCCGTGACGGTTCCATTACTCCCCATGGCACGTGGCTTGTTGCAACTTATAGTTGATCCAGCACGtatagaaaattagaaatgaaGCCTCCTAGCATTCTTTCTAACAGGCCAAAAAAGTCAATGGACATAGAGGCGCCATGTGTGGAAATGttaagatgatgatgaagccCCCAAGAGGCCAGCGTGGCGTGGCATTGCAcctcatcatttttttaatgctaatCTGTAGAGCGGCCCAAAATGCCGGCACAATATATAGCTGGCAAAGCCCACCCAAGCCCAACTATTTGGGCCaacatatcataaattaatacaaatataaaatacacCGCACAGCGCAGACAAAGATGATTTGTGCAGAGATTTGTTTCCTTTATGGGTTTAATTATATTGGTACCGCTCTAAGGTAAACTATCCTTTCATAACTACATGATTAAAGTCATATTGAATTTTTCACTATTTATTACTCTGTGTGTGTGGTTGAGATTCGTGATCCACCATAGATCTGTTCCAACATAGCAGTAGCCTTCTTTTATTGCTCATCATCTTTAGCAAACACTCATTGGCTTTGGATGTTgctacaatttatttttcataattgcCAAGTATAGTCGATGTGCATAATGttggaaaatttattataatatatcaaaataagtaataattgTTTAACTATATTAATGCTGGATTAATTTGACGAATTATGAGATGACAGTAGGCATTATATTTtagaggaaaaattaaatataacaacCTAAAAAGTAGGGATAATCTCTTAACCAAACTAAAGATGTAGGACATCTAAAAGTAAATTTAGCTAATGTGTAGTACAATTACAACATCTTAGAATATGTCAAAACTTGAAGTGTTGCTGTGTTGAAATAAGTTCCTATACTTCTGAAACTATGTAAAATAATTCTGGACATGTATGAGATGTactgaaaacaaattaaataaccCACAATATATATGACACGACCACCAAAAGGGACACACTATTCTCACTATGTAGTTGTAACAAGAGCGAAATGTTTTAACCTATATCTACATgcactactagaaaaaaaaaaaaaatggcctTTATGACAGGTATTATCTATCATCTATCATGTTGCATGACAATTGAGCCATGTTGCATGACAATTGAGCGACCGTCATTGATTTCGGTGTCAAGAAAATAAGATGATTGTTTACATACGTCATTTTATGTATGACATATTATCTGTCACTATTTTAGTCATAACTgttttgatgaaaaatttcGCGTATGATTAATATTTGTCATAATCACTTTCATGCATGACTAATATATGTCATAAGATAATGacatatacaaatatatttggtgggattccaaaattttaaatgaattttgttgcaaatttcaaaatttagtggatattcatatttttattattccattattaatttatttcattaattattatttgtatttaattaaattttaattttgaattttataaatatattttatgaattatattcaatttaattttgccaattttaatatatatataaccatcaaaactaaaaaagaatgtgaatttaaaattaatatgaaaaagccaaaagtaatttcataatttggtataatttataaacaaaatatgtcTTCTTTAGATATACAATCCTTAACAATcatcatatattttataaatgtgacGGAATTACATGGATAGGGAATTTTCATGTGTAATTCCAAGAGTTATGGTGGTTATGTTTTTCAATGGTGCTCTCTATATTGGAATTAGTTTAAAAACTaaagattttgtttaaatttttgcaGAAATTTGTTCCCGGTTACTCAAATTGGTAAATAGACTGTTggactttgaaaaaaaaaattaatgcataaggataaaattgtactTTAAATCACTAATATGATATATATGGGAATATAGTTAtctttttatgtttaaattaACGTTTTCACTAATTTTTATGACGAAAGAATTAGGTGAAGAATCTAAAAGacataaatttgtatttaaaaggatttaattgatttattttataaacctTTGGTCTTTGActttttttctataaaaaataagGACTCAATTAAAGATTACCCTATTTATTATTGACtgtttaaaaaaacaaaagagatgtCTAGAGTTTATCACTTTGAATATAACGTGGGCCATATTGGTAGTTGCTATAATGGCATGTCGAATTTGGGATGACTATTACGTTGAGGACTTGAGGTGGGATTTCTTTCagctcaaaaaaaaaaaaagtatgccGCCAAAATTTTGCTTAAAAAGTTAAATGTACCTCTGTCGAAGGACCATCTCACCTCTCGCCATTAACTTCTACCGTCAAATCTGATATATTTAACTAGTTTTGACCTATGCaatgattttttcttataatttgtGTCATGTGTGGAAGCTCTTTTCTAAAAATAGAAGggtaaatttgttttgttttgtttttttttttcagtaggAGATGGAAGTGgttttctaaaaagaaagagatgaacttgttcttttcttaaaaGTTTCGGGGCTATAAGTGTCTTAACCtaaagttataattataattgcactaataatacaacaaattttttaaaaataaatatttaagaaattaataactttGGGTAAATAACAAACTTCTCCCGGCCCAACTTGCaccatattaaattaataatttcattaaatgcatatgataatatttttttttaaaattcattaaggcccaatgaaaatataaattaataattaattgaatataaaaatcaataactgctaaaatataaaatttataacattaaataattttgtttttcttacaACTTCAATCATCTAAATTAAACTCTTTGCAAATATATGCATATAgagttgtttgctttttttttttaattcctaaattgaattcaatctcctctcttaatttttctttttattgtagaGCATGCGCCGCATTTAGTATttatataacatattttttcatgttttaaaaagtagttatttgagattattattaaaaggtTTGAGTTCCTCCCTATTGCTGAAAATTTACGAACCTTTTTATTGATGAAGTTGACGTATGGCCATTATTTTGTGTCTGAAAATATTGTCCATATGTTGCTAAAGCTACCACGTTTAAGGGTTTTATCTTTCCGTGGGTGTTGCATCTTCGAGATACCAAATTCAATTGGTGATTTGAAGCTTTTACAGCAGCTTGACCTATCGGAAACTAGAATTGAAACCTTGCCTGAATCTGTAAATaaactttttcatttacatacACTTCTCTTACGAAAGTGTTATCGCATGAAAAAGTTGTGCGCGGATATGGGAAATCTAACCAAGCTGCGTCATCTCAATAATTCAGATGTAGATTTTTTAGAGGAAATGCCTCTAGGAATTGGTAAGTTGACTTGTCTCCAAACACTACGTAATTTTGCTGTTGGGGAAAACACTGGCTCTCGACTAGGAGAGTTGAAGCCTTTGGACAGTCTTTCGGGTCAGcttaaaatatcaagattgGAGAACTTAAGAGATGTTGGTGACGCTGAGGCTGAGTTAAGCAGCAAAGGGAATCTTAATGTGTTAGTTCTGGAATGGGGAAGCTATAGTGGCAATTCAAGGGAGCCGGACATTGAAACACGCGTGCTTGACCTGCTGATACCTCATAAAAATTTG encodes:
- the LOC102619468 gene encoding uncharacterized protein LOC102619468 isoform X1 translates to MGSNGTVTELQRNSTNWTVVVDEIVKMEKKIFPKHESLARSFDEELKKKNSGLLYIQIHGQVVGYVMYAWPTSLSASITKLAVKENYRGQGRGEALLEAAIKKCRTRTVLRITLHVDPLRTPAVNLYKKFGFQVDTLIQGYYSADRPAYRMYLDFDSK
- the LOC102619468 gene encoding uncharacterized protein LOC102619468 isoform X2 produces the protein MGSNGTVTELQRNSTNWTVVVDEIVKMEKKIFPKHESLARSFDEELKKKNSGLLYIQIHGQVVGYVMYAWPTSLSASITKLAVKENYRGQGRGEALLEAAIKKCRTRTVLRITLHVDPLRTPAVNLYKKFGFQVDTLIQEGDVNFSFLIRGN